The Intestinibaculum porci DNA window GTTTAAAACGAGAAGAGTATACAAAAGTGAACCAGCGCATTGTTAATGGCTGTTCGTTAACGATCTTTGATTATCAAGATGGTCATTACACGCAGGAATGTTACGGGGATAACCATTTCCTGCCTTACAAAACGAAAGATGTTTTTGCACGTTAAAAGGAGATCACTTGATCTCCTTTTATTTCATCCAGGTAATTTTTCTTTCAGTGCCTTGTTTGATGCGATCAATATTTGATGCATGCTTATAAATAACTAAGCAGGTAATCAGGATATTGGTAATAATACACATTGTTGGTTCATTGAGGAATGGCGCCGCAATAACGACAGCAACGCAGCCTAACATTGATGATAATGAGACATACTTTGAAAGTTTTAAAACGACAAAGAAGGTCACAAAGGCAATGAGGAAAGCATAGATGTTAGTCATCAAAGCATAAGCGATGGCGCTTGATACGCCTTTACCGCCTTTAAAGCCGGCAAAAACTGGATAACAGTGACCGATGATGCAGGCTAAGCCTGATAAGTAGTAGAAGTCCATCGAGATCCCCATCTGATGCACAAATAATAAAGTAATGCCCATAGATACGATACATTTTGTCGCATCTAGGATAATTACGGCTAAACCGGCTGGCTTGCCTAAAACACGTCCGGCATTTGTACCGCCTAGGTTCCCTGAACCATAGTTACGGACATCCTTATGAAAAAATAATTTCCCTATCACTAAAGCGAAAGGTATAGAGCCATATAAGTAGCTCATGACGATCAATAAGATTGGTATTAAGATCTTCACAATATTCACCTCGTGAGCTCATTATACAATATTCATTCGTTTTTTCAATTGAAAATGAATACGAA harbors:
- the plsY gene encoding glycerol-3-phosphate 1-O-acyltransferase PlsY, whose protein sequence is MKILIPILLIVMSYLYGSIPFALVIGKLFFHKDVRNYGSGNLGGTNAGRVLGKPAGLAVIILDATKCIVSMGITLLFVHQMGISMDFYYLSGLACIIGHCYPVFAGFKGGKGVSSAIAYALMTNIYAFLIAFVTFFVVLKLSKYVSLSSMLGCVAVVIAAPFLNEPTMCIITNILITCLVIYKHASNIDRIKQGTERKITWMK